CTCCCTCCAGCCTGCATGTGAAGATCGAGGCGGGGACCACTGCGCGTGCGCTCTTTCAAGAACGTTCCCCGAAGCGACGGACGTAAGGGGCCAGCAGCGGGGCGGACGCGGAGGCATGGCGAGCCCGGTGAGACGATCGAAAGCACGGCACGTCCGGCACCCAGGGAGCACGTCCGCGCGAGTGGAAGACTTCCAAGTTCAGCGCGCAAGCCGATTGACGCTGGCGATGCCCCGCGCGCCCGTATAATCTGGCGCCGGTTCAGATCCAGATCCGTTTCACTGTCTGCCGCGTCGCGCGCTTGCGCGTGTGCCGGGGAAACAGGGGCGCGATCCACTGCCTTGGCTGCCAGTTCGTCTCCCATGCCCATGTCGATCGACGCGATTTTTCTCGACAAGCGCAGCTTGCTGATCAGCCACATCCATCGCCTTGTCGGCTCGCGGCAGGTGGCAGAGGAACTGGCGCACGAAAGCTATCTGCGGGTGGCCAAGGTGCTGCGCGACCGGCCCATCGAGCATGTACAGGCCTTCCTGTTCCAGACCGCCCGCAATCTGGCGGTGGACCATTTGCGGCGCGAGCGTACCCGGCGCGCCGTGGAAGTGAGCGGGGCGGACGATAACAGCCTGTCGGACGTGCCGGACGGTGCGGTCTCCACTGAGCAGAAGGTGATCGACGGGGAGCGCCTCCGGCTGTTCGAGAAAGCGCTCTCCAACCTGCCCGAGCGGGCGCAGCAGGCGGTGATCCTCAATCGCCTGCACGACTGGAGCTATCCTCGCATCGCCGCGCACCTGGGCGTTTCGGCCAACACGGTCTATGGCGATATCCGCGACGCGCTCGCTTATTGTCTCGACGCCCTGTCGGAGCGCGAGCTGCCGTGAGACCCTGCCCA
This genomic interval from Aquabacter sp. L1I39 contains the following:
- a CDS encoding RNA polymerase sigma factor → MPMSIDAIFLDKRSLLISHIHRLVGSRQVAEELAHESYLRVAKVLRDRPIEHVQAFLFQTARNLAVDHLRRERTRRAVEVSGADDNSLSDVPDGAVSTEQKVIDGERLRLFEKALSNLPERAQQAVILNRLHDWSYPRIAAHLGVSANTVYGDIRDALAYCLDALSERELP